CTGCAGCCAAATTTCGGCAAGATCCTGATCGGGTTTATTCAGCAAATGCTGTACATAACTTGCCAAGGATTTATTATCTTTTTTTAACGCCAACTCAAAGCGTTGCCAAATCAAATCAGGAGTTAAAGCAGGCGATAGAGCTAATGCCGACAATAGCGGATCACATTCTTTAGGTTGTGTATCCCCTACAGCCCATAAACGTTTTGCTGCGTTCAGGGCCAACTGTTGATCACCTACTTTATAAGTTGCCCAATAAAACTGACATTCAAGTGCGGTGCTATCATTGGCCTGATAATAGTGAATAAACTCAAGCCAACGTTCATTATCAGCAAGATAATTCAGCCATGTAGAGCGCAGTAAATCTGCATAGCGGGACTCTTTATAGGTTGATAAAAAAGCCAGGATATTATCCGTTTTTGATAAATTATTTTTTAACCACTGGTACTGTAAATAAGGATAAAGCGGATAATCTGCGAGCGTCGAACTCAAGGTTACAAAGTCACCCTCATTGTCTTGATTGGTCATTTTTTCTGCCAACAAAAAATCCTGCCTTTGTTGGTCTACTGTATTGCTAAAAACTGTGCCAGAAAAAAAAATCAAGCTCCCAAATAACAAGCTTACCGACACACACTTTATGTTCATGGTTGAAACTATTTTGTACTTTACAATACCCACAGACTACCCTAATTTTATGACGCAATAGAATCAAGCGATTTTATGCAACGTATTTATTAGACATCTTTCCTAAATAATTGACATAGAATTTGGCTTTGATAGGGTTAAAATAGCGATCTACCTCTGAAAACACGGATAGCCATGACTCCTTATGCCCAATTGCCAAGACACAAGCCTGAAGAATTTTTAAGGACTGTCGGCCTGTCACCAGAAGATTTTCTGCATCTTCACGGTAAGCTGGTGACTTACCTGGACGAACAAAAAGTCCTTAATCCACTGACTAGACGGGGACGAAAAGACTCCAAGATGGCTTTGGAAGACCGCTTGTTACTGACACTCTATTATCTTCGTCACTATCCGACGTTGATAAATCTGGCTGCGGTCTTCGACATCAGCGAATCGTATTGCCATAAAATCTATACTCGCACTGTAAGACTATTGATCAAAATCGAAAAACTGCCCAACCGCAAAGCACTGTTGGAAGATCCCGCAGCTACCGTGGTCATTGATGTTTCGGAGCAGCCTATCGAGCGCCCTGTTAAAAACCAGAAAGCGTACTTTTCAGGAAAAAAAACGCCACACGATCAAAGTCCAACTCGTGATCTGCCTATTGACGATGACTATACTCTCCGTAGTGATAGGTAAAGGTCAACAGCATGATTTTTCGATCTTCAAAGATAGCCGTCTATTGTTACATCCTGATGCCCTGTTGTTGGCGGATTCCGGATACCAAGGGATAAAGAAACACCATCAGAACTCGACTCTACCGGTTAAAAAGAAAAAAGGCCAACCGCTTTCGGCAGAAGACAAAGCCGATAATAAGGCACTATCAAAACAGCGTATTTTTATTGAGCATGTTAATCGCCGATGCAAAATTTTCAGGATTGCCAAAGATGTTTATCGGGGCAAACACAAGCATTACTCCTTGACATGGAATTTAGTGGCTGCTCTTGTTAACTTACGCTATGGCTGTATTTAGGAAAGATGTCTATTGAAACAGCATTGACAGAAATAGTGGAAATAAGTTTTTTATAAAAATTTTAGCTTGTGATTTAGTTGCCATATTATTTAATGATTGAGGCTTCAATTAACCCCTAATAAGGCCTGAAATTAAGTAAGCTAGGGGCAAAAAATTGGCAAACAGGCGATTAATAATTTTTTATGCACCAAGCAGGTCATGAAGAAACAAATTTTCGTGATCTTCTTGGTGCTATTAATTTATATTTTTGCAGTTTGCCTGTTATCAAGCAGAAGTTACATGAGCAGGTATTTGCAAGCAGATAAGGTTAGCATTACAAAGAGCCAAAATAGGCTGCCAAAGCTTTCATATCGTCTTCAGAAAGCATATTGGCAATGGCCTGCATGTGTCCGTTTTGACGTACTTTTTCCTTAAAACTATTTAATTGCTTGACCAGGTAATCGGGGTGTTGACCGGCAAGTCTTGGAAACTGGCCATTACCTTCAGCTGATGCCCCATGACACCCTAAACACATACTTGCCTTGGTCTGCCCTGTTTTTTCCAAAGCTGCATCACCGCCGGCGCTAACGGCAGGTTGCGTGGAATAATAAGCCGCCAAATTATTAATATCGTCGTCACTCAAATTGGCAGCCATGGATTGCATCATAGGGTTATTGCGTGTTCCCGACTTAAATGCATGCAGTTGACTGACGATATATGACGCTTGTTGCGCCGCTAAATTAGGCCACTGAGGACTTTTGCTTTTACCTTGAGGCCCATGACACCCCATACAAGTAGCCGCTTTTTGTTCGCCAGCCGCTATGTCGGCAGCAAAAACAGGTGCCATCCAAAAATAGACCAATAATACCAATAGGGAAAAGGGGATTTTTAATGCATGCATGGCTCACCTCTACAGAATAATTAAACAATCAATGGCTATTTTCCGCAGGTAAAATCTTAATAAAGCCTACCTGTTAATTTCAAAACAGCATTTACTATAACAACTAAAAAGCATCAGTGATAATAAAAGTTTGTGATTTCAATGAATCATCCCAGCCGTTAAATTAACCGGATAGATATCCGGCTAATTATCACTTTACAACAGCATGGTCTTTCCAGGCAGGGTATCTTTGCCAGGTTGCAATCACCATCATCCTGTGAGATTCAGGCGATCAATTTATTGAATAGCCGCTGCCAGCTGCATAGGTCTGTTGATATTTCTGCTTGATTGCCTGCGCCAACTGATGCACCGCCATCGCATATTTATTACTGTTATTGTATTTCTTGATAACTTTGAAATTTGGATAAACACGCCAAAATTCATTACCCTCGTAAGTACTTAGCTCAATAACAGCATCATCATTAGCCGGACCGGATCGTTTTGTTACCGGACTATGTAACTGCCAACCACTACGCGAAAAATAATTGGCTACACTACCAACAGCATCCTTGGGATGCCAGAGGTCCCGACGCCCGTCATTATTAAAATCCACTGCCAACTTTCGAAAACTGCTGGGCATAAATTGCCCATAACCCATGGCGCCAGCCCACGAACCTTGTGGCTGACGTGGATCAAAGCCTTCATCGCGAGTCATCAGCAAAAAATTTTCCAACTCAGAGGTAAAATATTTGGCGCGCCTGGAAGTATCAAACGATAAGGTCGTTAGTGCATCAATAATGCAGGTTTTACCAAAATTTTTGCCAAAATAAGTCTCTACACCAATAATGCCAACAATATATTCAGCATCAACGCCGTAAGTAGCACTGGCTTGTTGAATGGCATCGGCATTATTTCGCCAAAACTCTACACCGTTACTAATATGTGCGTCAGTAAGGAACTTGTTACGATAGCGTGTCCAACTGCCCAACTGCGGCTTTGATGGCCCTGTATAAGGTGCAGGACTTTCCAGGCGAATAACCGAATCCAGACGATTGGCACGCGAAAACAAGCCGTTTAAATAGGTTTCAGAAAAACCCTGTTTACTCACCATATGCTGAATAAAGCTTCGTATTGCTGGCGAGTTGGCGTAAGTGCCCGTCAACTTATAGGCCCCATACCCATAACTGCTTGAATACGGCGATTTCCCATAACTATCCGGAGATTGTTGGATGCGACGATTTTGCGGATAACGTGCTGGAGGCGCCTCGCTTTGCTGAGGACTACTCTTTAGCTCTTCAACCTGATGAGGCACTGGCTCACTGGCACAACCGGCAAGCAACGCTACCAACGCCAACTTGGATATACGTTTATAAATTAAATTTGCCATAAAACCCCTCTCTTGTTTGCACTGTTAAATAAGCACTAAGACTTAACTTAACCATAATTGTAAAATTTTTCTTTTTCATGTCTATTTATTGCCACAAAGTATCTATAGGCCAAGTATTGCGTATTATTAAATAAGTTATTATGCTTTGGTAATTAAATGACGATACTTCACAGACCATTCCAACCAATAATAATGATTATTTTATCGCAGATAGTTCGATTTGTTTACGTTTTAGACGGCTATTAAATGATGTCTATAAACCAGCATTGGCTAACCAACATTACCAAAACTCCCTCGCCCAACTGTAATGACCGTCCTGACCCTACCGATATTTCATTATTGGTCATTCACTGTATTAGCCTACCGCCGGGGGAATTCGATAACACTTATATAGATCAGCTGTTTTGTAATTCTCTCAACCCTGATGACCATCCCTATTTTAAAGAAATTCATCAGCTTACGGTATCTGCACATTTACTGATTAAACGAAACGGAAGTTGTGTGCAGTATGTACCTTTTGATAAACGCGCCTGGCACGCCGGCGAATCAAACTATGACGGGCAGAATAACTGCAATGATTTTTCCATTGGCATAGAGCTTGAAGGCACAGAATCGATTGATTACACAGAAGCCCAATATATACGCCTTAAAGTCGTCATTGACACCTTGCTTAAAACTTACCCAAAACTATCGAGACAACGAATAACAGGGCATAGTGAGATTGCACCCGGACGAAAAGCTGATCCGGGCGCATCGTTTGACTGGCAAAAAATCAAGTAAAAACCATTTAAGTAATATCCAAAAATTAGTATACCCAAGTGGCGCAGAATTTTTGTTTATTTACAGCGGTTGCAAGGCGTCAACAGTAGCCTCCTTAATAGACACAAGAGCAGTTGCCGGTGCGGAAAAATAGTTACGTAGCTGACCATGTAACTATTTTTACAACGCAGTAAACCAAAAAAAACCAGCAAGCCAAGTGTATTATTCGCAGGAAATCGCTTGAAGGCAAATACTCACGTCTTTTACTTTCAGATTTTAATCGGTTTTTTTCGGACCACCCAAGCCAAATGACTCGGCAAGCATTAGCATAACACCCAAGGTAATAGCAGAATCGGCAACATTAAAAGCCGGCCAATGCCAGGTTTGGTAATAAACATCAAGAAAATCGATGACATAACCATATGCCAACCGATCAATCAGATTGCCGATCGCCCCTCCCAAAACCAAAGACAAGGCCACCGCCATCAAAGTCTCGTGTCGTTTCAGACGTGACAGCCAAACGGCTATAACCATACTAATAACTAGAGCCAGTCCGGCAAAAAACCAGCGTTGCCAACCTCCTGCTTCACTTAAAAAACTAAACGCTGCTCCCTTGTTGTGCACATAGGTCAATTTAAAAAAAGACAAAATTGGAATGGATTGATACAGCTGCATGGAACTATTTATAGCCAGCTTGCTGCCCTGATCCAATAGTATTGTGAATAACGATAATCCCAGCCATTTCAACATACTAAAATCACGCATAATGTCGGTGTTCACCAGCGCCCGCTACGTTTTCGACGCAACGTCCACAGAGCTCAGGATGCTCTGCATGCTCGCCAACGTCGTAACGTTGATGCCAGCAGCGTACACACTTTTTATGCCCGGAGACAATCACTTTTAACTTAACGCCCTCAAGCTCGGTTTGAATGGCATCGTCCGGGCAAAATTGTTCAGCGATAAGCGACACATCGGAAGTAATAAAAATAAAATGTAATTCACTTGCCAACTGATTTAAGGTATCAAAAAATTCGGTATTACAGTACAACTCCACTTCAGCATTAAGGGAAGAACCTATATCGCCTTTACCGCGACTTTTCTCCAATTCTTTACCAACAGCGGTTCGTACCGACATGACTTTTTGCCAGAATTCGCGATTCATTACCGAACTGTCATCCAGCTTAACCAGACCTTGATACCAGGTTTCCAGAAATACCGACTCACTGCGCTCACCGGGCATATACTGCCAGATTTCATCGGCAGTATAACTAATAATAGGCGCCAACCAACGCGTCAATGCTTCCAATACATGATACATGGCCGTTTGCGCAGAACGCCGAGCCAAGCCGTCGGCTTTTGCCGTATATTGCCGGTCTTTAATAATATCCAGATAAAACCCACCCAGATCAATCACGCAGAAATGATGTATTTTTTGATAAAGCAACTGAAACTGATAAGTGTCGTAAGCGGCTTTAACCTCCTCTTGTAATACCAAGGTTCTGTCTATCACCCAGCGATCCAATGCCAATAAGTCAGTCGTATCAACTAAATCCTGCGCAGGATTAAAGTCATTCAGATTCGATAACAAAAATCGCGCCGTATTTCTTAAGCGCCGGTAACCATCGGAGGTGCGCTCCAGAATTTCATCAGACACACGCATTTCGCTACGATAATCAGTCGAGGCAATCCATAAACGCAATACATCGGCTCCCAGATTTTTCATGACGGCTTGCGGCGGAATGACATTGCCTTTGGATTTGGACATTTTTTCACCGTTCTTGTCCACGGTAAAGCCATGGGTTAATACGGTTTTGTAAGACGCCACATCGTTCATAGCTATAGAGGTTAACAAGGATGATTGAAACCAGCCACGATGTTGGTCAGAACCTTCCAGATACAAATCAGCCGGAAACGTCAACTGCTCGCGCTTATCCAACACACAGGCATGAGTAACACCGGAATCAAACCAGACATCCAGAGTATCGGTCATTTTTTCGTAGTCGACAGCCTCTGCGCCAAGCAACTCTTCCTTTTCTAACTCAAACCACGCTTCTATGCCTTTTTCTTCAATCCGCTTGGCAACTTGTTCAATCAACTCGCCCGTGCGCGGATGCAGTTCACGGGTTTCTTTATGAATAAAAAAGGTTATCGGTACGCCCCAGGTACGTTGGCGTGAAATACACCAATCAGGACGACCTTCTATCATGCTTTCTATACGTGCCTGTCCCCATTCTGGTAACCAAGTTACACGATTGGCTTCATTTAATGCCTGCTCACGCAACTTGTTTTTATCCATAGAGATAAACCATTGTGGCGTTGCTCTAAAAATAATCGGGGTTTTATGGCGCCAGCAATGCGGATAACTGTGCAAAATGGCATGATGATGTACCAGCTTGCCTTTGGCTTCCAGCACTTCCAAAACATGAGCATTGGCATTGAACACATGCTCGCCGGCAAAGAACTCAGTATTTGGCAAAAATACGCCATCAGCACCAACAGGGTTATCAACCGGCAAACCATACTTCTGGCCAACGACATAATCGTCCTGACCATGGCCTGGTGCAGTATGTACGGCACCTGTACCCGCTTCCAGGGTAACGTGATCACCCAGAATAATGGGTACTTGCCGATCATAAAAAGGATGTTGTAGCAACTGATGTTCCCAGGCAGAACCTTTACAGTAGCCGATAACATGATAACTTTCATTACCATAACGCAGCATCGTATCTTTCAGTAACGCTTCAGCAACCACCAGACGTTCTGTTTCGCATTGAACAACGACGTATTCAAAATCCCCATTTAAAGCGACGCCCTGATTAGCCGGCAAGGTCCATGGCGTTGTCGTCCAAATTACCACCGACAAGGCACCTCGACCTTCATGTTCAGGCGCGTGGTGACACAAGCCCATAAAGCCGTCTTCATCAACGACTTGAAAACGTACATCAATCGCTGGCGAATGTTTATCTTCATATTCAACTTCCGCTTCTGCCAAGGCAGAGCCGCAATCGGTACACCAATGGACGGGCTTGGCACCCGCGACGATATGACCTTTTTGGGTGATTTTTCCCAGCGAGCGTACGATATTGGCTTCAAAAGCGTAATCCATGGTTAAGTAAGGATTATCCCAATCCCCCAAAATACCCAAGCGGACAAACGCTTCTTTTTGTATATTGACTTGCTTGCCCGCATATTCACGACAAGCTTTACGAAAAACAGCTGGCGATACTTTAACCCCCGCCTTACCAATCTTCTTTTCCACCATCAATTCAATAGGCAAACCGTGGCAATCCCAACCCGGTACATATGGTGCATCAAAACCGCTCAGGGTTTTTGATTTCACAATAATATCTTTTAAGACTTTATTGACGGCATGACCTATGTGAATCTCGCCATTGGCATAGGGAGGCCCATCATGGAGTACAAACTGGGGACGACCGGCAAAGGCTTCTCTAATTTTGAGATACAAGTCGGCGTCATTCCATTTTTTTAACCGTTCCGGCTCACGTTGCGCCAGATTGCCTTTCATAGGGAAAGCAGTATTGGGTAAGTTAAGTGTTTTTTTATAATCTGTTGTCATAATTTTTTAATCTCAGCAAAAATTTTTATAGCCTCAGCCACATCTTTTTCGATCTGGGCCTTCAGTTGTTCCAGTGATTGGAAGCGCAATTCATCCCTGATTTTTTGTTTAAAATGCACTTCCACATAACGTCCGTAGATTTCCTTATCAAAATCGAATAAATAAGTTTCAAGAATTACCTTGGAGTCGCCATCAACTGTTGGTCTGGTGCCCACATTGGCAACACCCTCAAATTCCACACCATCAATCCCTGTCATGGTAACGGCAAATACGCCATTAACAGGCGTATTTTTTCTAAACATCCTTATATTGGCAGTCGGATAGCCAATAGTCCTGCCGCGTTTATCGCCATGAGCTACCCGCCCACACACCGAATAGCAGTGACCCAGCAATTTTTCAGCTTGCGCCAAATCACCCGAACCTAGCGCATCCCTTATAATTGTACTGCTGATACGCAATCCCGCCACCTCGTAAGATCCCGTATCTTCAACACTAAAACCATAATGCCTGCCCTTTTCCTTGAGCATGGCAAAATTACCGCGCCTTGCTTTACCAAAATGAAAATCATCGCCAATCACGAGATGCTTAACATTGAGTTTGTTTATTAAAACATCATCAATAAACTGCTCGGCATCACAATTGGCAAAATGCCGATTAAATCGTACTATCAGTAAGTTATCAACGGGTAATTTAGCAAACTTAATAACTTTTTCCCGTAAACACATCAAGCGTGAGGGAGCATTATCACCCAGAAAATATTCCAGGGGTTGCGGCTCAAAAACCATAACCACTACAGGTAAACCAAGCGCATGTCCACGCTCAGCCAGTTTTTTTATCACGGTTTGATGACCTAAGTGCAACCCGTCAAAATTACCAATAGTCAGTACGCAACCGTTTTTAAATGGTTCCAAATGAGACAAGCCTCTAATTAAACGCATGATCCTTTTGAGAATAAAAAACTTTTATTCTATCATGTGCCACCGTTAAATGCGGTAGACATCAATAGCAGGTAAACGATAAATTGCCCCACTTCTCTCTATTTGACGGGTATGGACTTATAATCGCAATTGCACTTGACAACACTGTTGAGCATTACAAAAACGCATCGACTGCAACATCAGCCCTAAAAACACAGGTTATTAAATAGCCCTTACAATCACGGGAATACGGTAAATAACCTTTACACTGTTAGGGTCGACAATTCGCTTAAATGCTGACAACTCAGAGTTAGTCGCTTTACAGAACGTTAATTGTTGACAATAATAGCATTTAAAAAGATAATGTAGGGCTATTTAACTCATACATGAACGCATCGAGACACTATGGCTAATACAGCACAAGCTAAAAAACGCGCGCGGCAAGCGGAAAAAAGCCGTATTCGCAACGCCGGACAACGCAGCAACTTACGTACCTTTGTAAAAAAAGTGATTGCCGCCGTTAATGCTGGCGACAAAGAGAAAGCGCAAGCCGCTTATCAAATAGTAGTACCCATTATTGATTCCGCAGTTAATAAAGGCATTATTCATAAAAATAAAGCCGCACGCGGTAAGAGCAGACTGAATTCAAAAGTAAAAGCTATCGCTTAATATCTTTAGTAATTGCTTAGTAAAAAGGCCGGACTTTTTGAGATACGGCCTTTTTTTTGACCAAAGAAAAGTCTTTTATTCCTCGTTAATTTATAACAAAAAAATCTACAGCAACACAATCCTTGTTTTTATACCATTTCCTGCCCAATAGAAACGACATAAAATCCCAATTATTTGTAAACAATAACTTACAACAACTGCTTTATTTCAGGGTAATTGTTGATCAAATTTTGCCTGAATGCTTCAATAATACTTTCATTATTACGCTCGGATCGCGGAATGGGCACCGTTACTTCACTGATAACAGACATCGGAGCAGCCGATAAAAAAATAAGCCGATCGGCCATGGTGATAGCTTCGCGCAAGTCATGAGTAACAAATAATACCGTATGCGGCCGCTCTTGCCACAACGTTAACAGCAACTCTCTTACTTGCCGGGCTGTCGGCGCATCCAGCGATACGAAGGGCTCATCCATTAACAAGACATCAGGGTCAACAGCAAAAGCGCGAATAATTGAGACTCTGCGACTCATGCCTACCGATAACCGCTCAGGATAAACATGTTGAGACTGGGTTAATTGCATAACCTCAAGCAATGGATCAATAACAGTCGGAGACTGATTAATATCCAGCACTAATTCTATGTTTTCACGAACAGTTCGCCAAGGCAGCAAGCGTGGGTTCTGAAAAATATAGCCAATTTTTGGGTGCGAATGCGCCTGCCCAACGAAAATTTCTCCTTCGTAATCATTATCCAAACCAGCAATAATATTTAATAAAGTGGTCTTCCCACAGCCGGAGGGACCAACCAGACAAACAAACTCACCCGATTTCAGTGATAACTTAAAATCGGCAATCGCCACATGATGTTTCGCCTGTGCTATCGCCGGGTAAGCCTTACTATCGATATTAATTTCAATATCCATCATCGTCGCCACCGCAGAGCCTTTTTATCGAGTGGCTTCAAGATAATAACTTCTATCAATTGAATGACTGCAACAAAAGCAATCGTATAAGCCAAAATACTGGCGACATCAAATAATTGAAAAAATAAGTGCAGCTGATAGCCCATCCCGTTGCTACGGCCTAACAACTCAACTACCAGAATAATTTTCCAGATTAACGCCAAACCGGAACGCGTCGCGCCCATAATAAAAGGATGTAGTTGCGGCCATATGACATGAGTCAATGTTTTACGCCGACTAAAGCCATAGCAACGCGCCATATCCAGCAAATCCTGATCAAGGGTACGAGTACCCTCCCTGATAGTAACAATAACATTAGGTAATTTGTTAACAACAACTGCCAGTATGGCTGCGGACTCGACCAAACCAAACCAGACATAACACAAAATTATGGCAACCAGAGCCGGAATATTTAAAAAAATAACCAGCCAGTTATCAAAGAAAGCATCCAGCTTTTTATTCCGGCCAAGAGCGATACCTATCGCACACCCTAACAACATGGCGATAGAAAAACTAACCACCAACCTGAGCAAAGTAACACCCAGATGAAAAGGAAGCTGCCCTGTTACACAACTTTGCCAAAAAACCTTGGCCACTACTTCTGGAGCTGGCAAGGCATTGCTATTTGAATAGACTGCCAAGCCCTGCCACACAACTAAAAATACCAACAAAGACAAGATAGGTAAAAATTTTCTGGAAAAAATCACTGATAGCAAATAAAAATTATAATTTTATTAATGAAAATACGATGTATTTATAGAAAAAACTTAACAGAATAGAGTTGACACGCTTTTAACCTCATGTTTATTGTTGCTCTCGAGATTTTTATAGTGCCCCTTTAAAATACTGCTAATCATCTAAACGAATCGATGTTATTTGTAGGACCAAAATGTACCGGGCTGCAGACTTTCTGACACCCCCGTTAACTGGTTGTTACTTAAGGTGCGAAGCATCGTATAAATACGGGTAGCTGCTTGCTCCTCCCTTTCACCCCATTGTTCAATACCACCTTCGCAATAACGCTGGCGCATTAAAGCTTGGGTAGAAACATCATCCGTATGGAGCAAAGGAATAATTTTTAGCCAGGCAGCATCAGAAGTACAGAGCTGGTTTTTAGCTTGCTTGCTGGCTTTAAAAAAATCGCTGACAACCTGCTTATGGTTTTCAGCCCAACTTTGCTTAAACACATAACCAATACTGGGGACATTTTCATTGATGCCTAACGCTTTTAAAATACCTTGGCCGTCAATAATTTTCCGATAACCCTGCGCCTCAAGCCTAGCGGCAAAGTGCCAATAAGTGAGCACAGCATCAACACGATCTTGTTTGATTTGCTCATTAATTAACGGCGGTGCACCAAACGTCTTTTCAACAGAGACATTCAAATCCAACTGCTCTTTTTGTGCCAATGCCTGCAACAATAACCAGTTTTTATCCAGCTCGCCACCGGCGATACCCAAGCGCGTACCTTTAAGGTCC
Above is a window of Methylobacter sp. S3L5C DNA encoding:
- a CDS encoding ABC transporter substrate-binding protein, which codes for MKFNIAFISLCLFLSCSSFATEKTIIRIGVQAQGTLEWELQALQDNPQVKLADFQLEIQHLANAEAGKIALQSGSVDMIVSDWVWVSSRRATGADFTFYPYSNTSGALVVAEKSPIHSIADLKGTRLGIAGGELDKNWLLLQALAQKEQLDLNVSVEKTFGAPPLINEQIKQDRVDAVLTYWHFAARLEAQGYRKIIDGQGILKALGINENVPSIGYVFKQSWAENHKQVVSDFFKASKQAKNQLCTSDAAWLKIIPLLHTDDVSTQALMRQRYCEGGIEQWGEREEQAATRIYTMLRTLSNNQLTGVSESLQPGTFWSYK